From a region of the Macrobrachium nipponense isolate FS-2020 chromosome 20, ASM1510439v2, whole genome shotgun sequence genome:
- the LOC135219920 gene encoding uncharacterized protein LOC135219920 codes for METRSGRQCSKSLVVKTKFTMETTQSVLSALKTGRLHGLIRPTGRLFSCPHPPKLSEVPQLRELGLVVNLEKSHLEPSRSIIYLGVSDELSGFSGFSLPGETRPMPESGAGIPGETTMFGEGMDEFFWGLGTISSIEQFVSLGRLHLRPLQFYLNRNWKRKEQRLSDTFPISAEVKKDLIWWLDPAKLGEGVSLQQLNPQLILFSDASDLGWGATLGNREISGRWSETERNWHINKKELMAAFLALQAFEECVAGKVVEISMDNVTALAYVRKQGGTHSFSLNETAKNLLLWAKDRNIVLQTRFVQGELNVRADLLSRRNQVLPTEWTLKLEVCELLWRLWGQPSIDLFATNKTRRMQTFPAPTGARMPTSGSSRPRSS; via the exons atggagacccgttctggaCGTCAGTGCTCTAAAAGCCTCGTCGTGAAgacgaaattcacgatggagacaacgcAATCAGTGCTATCGGCGTTGAAGACCGGGAGATTGCatggtctcattagacctacaggacgcttattttcatgtccccatcCACCCAAGCTCTCGGAAGTACCTCAG TTACGGGAACTAGGGCTAgtggtgaacctggaaaagtctCACCTGGAGCCCTCTCGCTCGATCATTTATTTAGGAGTTTCTGATGAACTCTCAGGATTttcgggcttctccctcccaggagagacaagaccgatgcctgaatcgggtgcaggaattcctggggagacaacaatgttcggcgagggaatggatgagttctTTTGGGgtttggggaccatttcctcgatcgAACAGTTCGTCTCACTGGGAAgactgcatctcagacctctgcaattttacctcaacagaaattggaaaaggaaggaacaaaggCTTTCAGACACCTTCCCAATTTCAGCAGAGGTCAAGAAAGACTTGATTTGGTGGCTGGATCCAGCGAAGCTGGGAGAAGGAGTTTCACTTCAACAATTGAATCCACAGCTaatactgttctcagacgcatcagacctaggctggggagcgactctgggGAACAGGGAAATTTCGGGAAGATGGAGCGAAACCGAAAGaaattggcatatcaacaagaaagagctgatggcagcTTTTCTAGCTCTTCAGGCATTCGAGGAATGTGTGGCAGGCAAAGTAGTGGAAATAAGCATGGACAACGTGACTGCTCTAGCGTATGTCAGGAAACAAGGAGGCACCCACTCGTTTTCTCTGAACGAGACAGCCAAGAATCTGTTGCTAtgggcaaaggacagaaatatcgtcctccaaacgagatttgtacaaggagaattaaatgtcagagcggacctctTGAGCCGGAGAAATCAGgtcctgccaacagaatggactctcaagTTAGAGGTATGCGAATTACTATGGAGGTTATGGGGGCAACCTTCCATAGACTTGTTTGCAACCAACAAGACAAGGAGGATGCAGACGTTTCCTGCTCCCACCGGTGCCCGGATGCCTACAAGCGGTAGCAGTAGACCGCGTTCCTCATGA